In a genomic window of Streptomyces koelreuteriae:
- a CDS encoding SelT/SelW/SelH family protein: MSGRVEIEYCTQCRWLPRAAWLAQELLTTFEAELTELALKPGTGGVFVVRVGDEVVWDRREQGFPEPTAVKKAVRDRVAPGKTLGHSER, from the coding sequence ATGAGTGGCCGTGTCGAGATCGAGTACTGCACCCAGTGCCGCTGGCTGCCCCGCGCGGCATGGCTGGCGCAGGAGTTGCTCACGACCTTCGAGGCGGAGCTGACGGAACTGGCGCTCAAGCCGGGCACGGGTGGCGTGTTCGTCGTCCGCGTCGGCGACGAGGTCGTCTGGGACCGCCGAGAGCAGGGCTTCCCCGAACCGACCGCCGTGAAGAAGGCCGTACGCGACCGAGTGGCCCCGGGGAAGACCCTGGGCCACTCGGAGCGGTGA
- a CDS encoding HipA family kinase, which yields MLSEVTATRYIAPLRSGGSVPGVVEADDLGTYVVKFTGSAQGRKALVAEVIVGELARALGLRFPELVLVRFDPAIADAEPHQEVRELHAASAGVNLGMDYLPGARDFTPEIARDFPVDPLEAGRIVWLDALTVNVDRTVHSSNLMVWPTLGVAPPRLWLIDHGAALVFHHRWDGADPAKAYDFRHHALGHYGPDVRAADAELAPRVTEELLRGILAEVPDAWLAEEPGFATPDAAREAYVTYLHARVRSSEAWLPTGFPTREELAAEEADRAARTQQGRPAWLKQVPDLHGKPAAQQDWSVHLG from the coding sequence ATGCTGTCCGAGGTCACCGCCACCCGCTACATCGCACCCCTGCGATCCGGCGGCTCCGTCCCCGGCGTCGTCGAGGCGGACGACCTCGGCACGTACGTCGTGAAGTTCACCGGCTCCGCCCAGGGCCGCAAGGCGCTGGTCGCCGAGGTGATCGTGGGGGAGCTGGCCCGGGCGCTCGGGCTGCGCTTCCCGGAGCTGGTCCTCGTGCGCTTCGACCCGGCGATCGCCGACGCCGAGCCCCACCAGGAGGTGCGGGAGCTGCACGCGGCCAGCGCGGGCGTCAACCTCGGCATGGACTACCTTCCGGGCGCCCGGGACTTCACACCGGAGATCGCCCGGGACTTCCCGGTCGACCCCCTGGAGGCGGGCAGGATCGTCTGGCTCGACGCCCTCACCGTGAACGTCGACCGGACGGTCCACAGCTCCAACCTGATGGTCTGGCCCACGCTGGGCGTCGCGCCCCCGCGCCTGTGGCTGATCGACCACGGCGCCGCCCTCGTCTTCCACCACCGCTGGGACGGCGCCGACCCGGCCAAGGCCTACGACTTCCGGCATCACGCCCTCGGCCACTACGGGCCCGATGTGCGGGCCGCCGACGCCGAGTTGGCTCCCCGGGTGACCGAGGAACTGCTGCGCGGCATCCTCGCGGAGGTCCCCGACGCCTGGCTCGCGGAAGAGCCCGGCTTCGCGACCCCGGACGCGGCACGCGAGGCCTACGTGACATACCTCCACGCGCGCGTGCGGTCCTCGGAGGCCTGGCTGCCCACCGGCTTCCCCACCCGGGAGGAGCTCGCCGCCGAGGAGGCCGACCGGGCGGCGAGAACCCAGCAAGGACGACCCGCGTGGCTCAAGCAGGTCCCCGATCTGCACGGCAAGCCCGCGGCCCAACAGGATTGGTCGGTGCACCTCGGATGA
- a CDS encoding MSMEG_1061 family FMN-dependent PPOX-type flavoprotein, whose amino-acid sequence MPHTTDTVAAREEGWVELGSPAELRELLGEPWPVVIEKVHDRLTDQDRDIITRSPFCLLATSDTQGNCDVSPRGDAPGFTHIVDSGTLALPDRPGNRRGDSFHNILDNPHAGLLYLIPGGKEVLRVNGRARILTDAPFFDAMTARDGKRPTLALVLEIDEIYLHCPQSLRRSGVWNPASWPAG is encoded by the coding sequence TTGCCGCACACGACCGACACCGTCGCCGCGCGCGAGGAGGGCTGGGTGGAGCTGGGATCACCCGCCGAGTTGCGTGAACTGCTGGGCGAACCTTGGCCCGTGGTGATCGAGAAGGTCCACGACCGGCTCACCGACCAGGACCGGGACATCATCACCCGCTCCCCGTTCTGCCTGCTGGCCACCTCCGACACCCAGGGCAACTGCGACGTCTCCCCACGCGGGGACGCCCCCGGCTTCACGCACATCGTGGACTCGGGCACGCTCGCCCTGCCCGACCGGCCCGGGAACCGGCGCGGCGACAGCTTCCACAACATCCTGGACAACCCGCACGCCGGGCTGCTCTATCTGATACCCGGCGGCAAGGAGGTCCTGCGGGTCAACGGACGGGCCCGCATCCTCACCGACGCCCCGTTCTTCGACGCCATGACGGCGCGGGACGGCAAGCGCCCCACCCTCGCCCTGGTGCTGGAGATTGACGAGATCTATCTGCACTGCCCGCAGTCATTGCGCCGCTCGGGGGTGTGGAATCCGGCCTCCTGGCCGGCCGGCTGA
- a CDS encoding ABC transporter ATP-binding protein: MRSGEETAGGQRLRGHQLSATGVTVSYDGVDVVHDAAIALRPGEVTVLVGPNGSGKSTLLRTIARLQRAREAALRIDDATDGLALTAREFARYVALLTQGRPTPSGLTVRDLVEFGRYPYRGRFGRPDPDASAAVERALALTGVTELAERGADHLSGGQLQRVWLASCLAQETGVLLLDEPTTYLDLRYQIELLDLVRDLADDHGIAVGVVLHDLDQAAAIADRITLLEAGRIVAEGPPEEVLTPERLTAVYGIRIDVDTDPHTGRLRTRPIGRHHTRNTRSERLGTTS, encoded by the coding sequence GTGAGATCTGGTGAAGAAACGGCCGGCGGACAGCGTCTGCGCGGGCATCAACTTTCGGCCACGGGCGTGACCGTGTCGTACGACGGCGTCGACGTCGTGCACGACGCGGCGATCGCGCTGCGGCCCGGTGAGGTGACCGTCCTGGTCGGCCCCAACGGCAGCGGGAAGTCGACGCTGCTGCGGACGATCGCCCGGCTGCAGCGGGCCCGTGAGGCCGCGCTCAGGATCGACGACGCCACCGACGGCCTCGCCCTGACCGCCCGGGAGTTCGCGCGGTACGTGGCCCTGCTGACCCAGGGCCGGCCCACGCCCAGCGGACTGACCGTGCGGGACCTCGTCGAGTTCGGCCGCTACCCCTACCGGGGCCGCTTCGGCCGCCCCGACCCGGACGCCTCGGCCGCGGTCGAGCGGGCGCTGGCGCTGACCGGGGTCACCGAGCTCGCCGAGCGCGGCGCCGACCACCTCTCCGGCGGGCAGTTGCAGCGGGTCTGGCTCGCGAGCTGCCTCGCCCAGGAGACCGGTGTGCTGCTGCTGGACGAGCCGACGACCTATCTCGACCTGCGCTACCAGATCGAACTCCTCGACCTCGTCCGCGACCTGGCGGACGACCACGGGATCGCCGTCGGGGTCGTGCTGCACGACCTCGACCAGGCGGCGGCCATCGCCGACCGGATCACGCTGCTCGAAGCGGGCCGGATCGTCGCCGAGGGCCCGCCCGAGGAGGTCCTGACCCCGGAGCGGCTGACCGCCGTCTACGGCATCCGGATCGACGTCGACACAGACCCCCACACCGGCCGACTGCGGACCCGTCCGATCGGCCGGCACCACACCCGCAACACCCGAAGCGAAAGGCTCGGCACCACCTCATGA
- a CDS encoding ABC transporter substrate-binding protein, with product MRRILLTAATTTAAALTLAACGTTEPAADSAKKTSEAITLTDSTGAKVQLDGPAKKVVATEWNEVESLITLGVDPVGVADVKGYKTWDTAVPLKNEPKDIGTRGEPSMDTVASLSPDLIVASSDLPDAAVKQLRKIAPVLEIKSADASDQIGQMFTNLDLIAKATGTTDKAKAARTSFEAKVAEGKKALADAKLDGSDIAFSDGYVTANQVSLRPYTDGSLIGSVNKQLGLKNAWKVKGDPAYGLGTTDVEGLTGLPKDVQFAYIGNDEDKSSNPFSGQLKKNAVWTSLPFVKADKVHRLPDGIWMFGGPESMEAYIDALVGELTK from the coding sequence ATGAGACGCATCCTGCTCACCGCGGCCACCACCACCGCCGCGGCGCTCACCCTTGCCGCCTGCGGCACCACCGAGCCCGCCGCGGACAGCGCGAAGAAGACCTCCGAGGCGATCACCCTCACCGACTCCACCGGCGCGAAGGTGCAGCTCGACGGTCCCGCGAAGAAGGTCGTCGCGACCGAGTGGAACGAGGTCGAGAGTCTCATCACCCTCGGTGTCGACCCGGTCGGCGTCGCCGACGTCAAGGGCTACAAGACCTGGGACACCGCCGTTCCGCTGAAGAACGAGCCGAAGGACATCGGCACCCGCGGCGAGCCCAGCATGGACACCGTCGCCTCGCTCTCCCCCGACCTCATCGTGGCCAGCTCCGATCTGCCGGACGCGGCCGTGAAGCAGCTGCGGAAGATCGCCCCGGTCCTGGAGATCAAGTCGGCCGACGCGTCCGACCAGATCGGTCAGATGTTCACGAACCTCGACCTGATCGCGAAGGCGACCGGCACCACCGACAAGGCGAAGGCCGCCCGGACGAGCTTCGAGGCCAAGGTCGCCGAGGGCAAGAAGGCCCTCGCCGACGCCAAGCTCGACGGCTCCGACATCGCCTTCTCCGACGGCTATGTCACCGCCAACCAGGTCTCCCTGCGCCCGTACACCGACGGCTCCCTCATCGGCTCGGTCAACAAGCAGCTCGGCCTGAAGAACGCCTGGAAGGTCAAGGGCGACCCGGCCTACGGCCTCGGCACCACCGACGTCGAGGGCCTCACCGGCCTGCCGAAGGACGTGCAGTTCGCCTACATAGGCAACGACGAGGACAAGTCCAGCAACCCCTTCTCCGGTCAGCTGAAGAAGAACGCCGTGTGGACGTCCCTGCCGTTCGTCAAGGCGGACAAGGTGCACCGGCTGCCCGACGGCATCTGGATGTTCGGCGGCCCCGAGTCGATGGAGGCGTACATCGACGCCCTCGTCGGCGAGCTGACGAAGTAG
- a CDS encoding iron ABC transporter permease has product MAVTEAPPSTTRPPAAASRTGAAAVTAGLVLLVAALAVVDITQGTAAVGPAQVFKALTGQADPGDASVVIASRLPRMTAGIVVGVVLGIAGAVLQAVSRNVLASPDTLAVNAGSYLALGLVGATGVSLPLLASSGVAFAGGLVAAAVVLALSGLGTGTVRLVLAGTALALGLNSVTEGLLLLFPQQTEGLYQWNQGSIGQNGFDGVVQMLPVAVVGLVGLLLVARRVDALALGDDAARGLGVPVHATRVTVVVLAALLSAAAVTLAGPIGYVGLCAPALVRPLARRFRGFVRARAALPVAGLTGAALVLGSDVLLRALVPSDRAVAVPTGIVTSLVGAVFLVVTALRLRDTAGADAPDRLRIPSRTAFLVTVGVLAAVVVGVTLAGVLLGDSKLLLGDVANWAQGRAGQAVSFVLDTRVPRVLAALCAGASLALAGTLVQAVTRNPLAEPGVLGVSGGAALGAVLLVTTVPAAGSWGIAGAAFGGAALASAIVFGLAARGGYRQNRLVLVGIGMAAGSTALISLLIVLTDPFNATKALTWLSGSTYGRTMPDVVPVALVLALGLAVAVARRTELDLVSLDEDTPRLLGLGLSGTRLGFLVVSVLLAGTAVASAGTIGFVGLVAPHAARALVGRRHVRVVPVAVLLGAALVCTADLLGRTVIAPAQLGAGLMTAVIGTPYFLRLLVRSRKAT; this is encoded by the coding sequence ATGGCCGTCACCGAAGCACCCCCCAGCACCACCCGCCCGCCGGCGGCCGCGTCCCGGACGGGCGCGGCCGCGGTGACGGCCGGGCTCGTCCTCCTCGTCGCCGCGCTCGCGGTCGTGGACATCACCCAGGGCACCGCCGCCGTCGGGCCGGCACAGGTGTTCAAGGCCTTGACCGGGCAGGCCGATCCGGGCGACGCGTCCGTGGTCATCGCCTCCCGGCTGCCGCGGATGACCGCCGGCATCGTGGTCGGCGTCGTCCTCGGCATCGCGGGCGCCGTCCTCCAGGCGGTCAGCCGCAATGTGCTCGCCTCGCCCGACACCCTGGCGGTGAACGCCGGTTCGTATCTGGCGCTCGGTCTGGTCGGCGCGACCGGCGTCTCCCTGCCGCTGCTGGCCTCCTCGGGCGTCGCCTTCGCGGGCGGGCTGGTGGCGGCGGCCGTCGTGCTCGCCCTGTCCGGGCTGGGCACGGGCACGGTACGGCTGGTCCTCGCCGGTACGGCGCTGGCGCTGGGCCTGAACTCCGTGACGGAGGGTCTGCTCCTGCTGTTCCCGCAGCAGACGGAGGGCCTCTACCAGTGGAACCAGGGCAGCATCGGCCAGAACGGCTTCGACGGCGTCGTGCAGATGCTGCCCGTCGCCGTGGTGGGACTCGTCGGGCTGCTGCTGGTCGCGCGGCGGGTCGACGCGCTCGCCCTCGGGGACGACGCGGCACGCGGGCTGGGCGTCCCGGTCCACGCCACCCGGGTCACGGTGGTCGTGCTGGCGGCGCTGCTGTCGGCGGCGGCCGTCACCCTCGCCGGGCCCATCGGCTACGTCGGCCTGTGCGCCCCCGCCCTGGTGCGTCCGCTCGCCCGCAGGTTCCGGGGCTTCGTGCGCGCCCGGGCGGCCCTGCCCGTCGCCGGGCTCACGGGTGCCGCGCTGGTGCTCGGGTCGGACGTGCTGCTGCGGGCGCTCGTCCCGTCGGACCGGGCGGTCGCCGTGCCCACCGGCATCGTCACCAGCCTGGTCGGTGCCGTGTTCCTGGTGGTGACGGCCCTGCGGCTGCGGGACACCGCCGGGGCCGACGCGCCGGACCGGCTGCGCATCCCGAGCCGGACGGCGTTCCTGGTCACGGTGGGCGTCCTGGCCGCCGTGGTCGTGGGTGTCACGCTGGCCGGCGTACTGCTCGGCGACAGCAAGCTCCTGCTCGGCGATGTCGCGAACTGGGCGCAGGGGCGGGCCGGTCAGGCCGTCTCCTTCGTGCTGGACACGCGGGTGCCGCGGGTGCTCGCGGCCCTGTGCGCGGGCGCGTCGCTGGCCCTGGCCGGCACGCTGGTGCAGGCCGTGACACGCAACCCGCTCGCGGAGCCCGGGGTGCTGGGTGTCTCCGGCGGCGCCGCGCTGGGCGCCGTGCTGCTGGTGACGACCGTGCCCGCGGCCGGTTCCTGGGGCATCGCGGGTGCCGCGTTCGGGGGCGCCGCGCTGGCCTCCGCCATCGTCTTCGGGCTCGCGGCCCGGGGCGGCTACCGGCAGAACCGGCTGGTCCTCGTCGGGATCGGCATGGCCGCCGGTTCCACGGCCCTGATCAGCCTGCTCATCGTGCTCACCGACCCGTTCAACGCCACGAAGGCGCTGACCTGGCTGTCCGGTTCGACGTACGGGCGGACCATGCCGGACGTCGTGCCCGTCGCGCTCGTGCTGGCGCTGGGTCTGGCCGTCGCGGTCGCGCGGCGCACCGAGCTGGATCTCGTCTCCCTGGACGAGGACACCCCGCGGCTGCTGGGCCTCGGGCTGTCCGGGACCAGGCTGGGCTTTCTGGTGGTGAGCGTCCTGCTGGCCGGGACCGCCGTCGCCTCGGCCGGGACCATCGGCTTCGTGGGCCTCGTGGCGCCGCACGCGGCGCGTGCCCTCGTGGGCCGGCGGCATGTGCGGGTGGTGCCGGTCGCCGTCCTGCTCGGGGCCGCGCTGGTCTGTACGGCGGATCTGCTGGGCCGGACCGTCATCGCCCCGGCCCAGTTGGGCGCCGGGCTGATGACGGCGGTCATCGGCACGCCGTACTTCCTGCGGCTGCTGGTACGGAGCCGAAAGGCGACATAA
- a CDS encoding APC family permease has protein sequence MAKDITDAGPPPSASLKPNAIGFVDALVIGLNATSPAYSVAAVIGPIVALVGIYAPGVMIASFVPMLLIASAFYYLNKVDQDCGTTFSWVTRAMGPWAGWLGGWAIAMTGVLVVGSLADVAVTFFLLAVGLDSWADNDVVRQVLTVLLIVVMTAICVIGTEVSAKVQNVLILAQVVCLLAFAVVALYRAYADTGTLDSIDPKFSWLDPFGAGGASLTGALLLGVFIYWGWESAVNLTEEVEDSATAPGKAAIWSTVLLLVTYLAVAFAVVAYAGTDYLVENAAEEEFIFALLAEEVMGGWDWVVLLAVSTSALASTQTTIIPASRTGLSMARRYALPRHFAHINPRFRTPDVSTWWVAGIATAWYLVVYNISENALFDSLTALSLLIAFYYALTGLACAVYYRRQLTRSVRDFFLIGLGPLIGAGLLAWLLVESVQDMADPANSVTGSAWFGLGPPLVIGIGVAVAGVIIMVVWRLTTPTFWSERPSTVDPDLVHRKES, from the coding sequence ATGGCCAAGGACATCACGGACGCGGGCCCGCCACCGTCCGCGAGCCTGAAGCCCAATGCGATCGGGTTCGTCGACGCGCTGGTCATCGGGCTCAACGCGACCTCGCCGGCGTACTCGGTGGCCGCGGTCATCGGCCCGATCGTGGCGCTGGTGGGCATCTACGCCCCCGGGGTGATGATCGCGTCGTTCGTGCCGATGCTGCTGATCGCGTCGGCGTTCTACTACCTCAACAAGGTCGACCAGGACTGCGGCACGACCTTCTCGTGGGTCACCCGGGCCATGGGGCCGTGGGCGGGCTGGCTCGGCGGCTGGGCCATCGCGATGACGGGTGTCCTGGTCGTCGGGTCGCTGGCGGACGTCGCCGTGACCTTCTTCCTGCTCGCGGTGGGCCTCGACAGCTGGGCGGACAACGACGTCGTACGCCAGGTGCTGACGGTGCTGCTCATCGTGGTGATGACGGCCATCTGTGTGATCGGCACCGAGGTGTCGGCCAAGGTGCAGAACGTCCTCATCCTGGCGCAGGTCGTCTGCCTGCTCGCCTTCGCCGTGGTGGCGCTCTACCGCGCCTACGCCGACACCGGAACCCTCGATTCGATCGATCCGAAGTTCAGCTGGCTCGATCCCTTCGGGGCCGGTGGAGCGTCGCTGACCGGAGCCCTGCTGCTGGGCGTGTTCATCTACTGGGGCTGGGAGTCTGCGGTCAACCTCACCGAGGAGGTCGAGGACTCGGCCACCGCGCCCGGCAAGGCGGCCATCTGGTCGACGGTGCTGCTGCTGGTGACCTACCTCGCGGTCGCCTTCGCGGTCGTCGCCTACGCGGGAACGGACTACCTCGTCGAGAACGCCGCCGAGGAGGAGTTCATCTTCGCGCTGCTCGCGGAGGAGGTGATGGGCGGCTGGGACTGGGTCGTGCTGCTGGCGGTCTCGACGTCCGCGCTGGCGTCCACTCAGACGACGATCATCCCGGCGTCCCGCACCGGACTGTCCATGGCCCGCCGGTACGCCCTGCCCCGGCACTTCGCGCACATCAACCCCCGGTTCCGCACCCCGGACGTGAGCACCTGGTGGGTCGCCGGCATCGCCACCGCCTGGTACCTCGTCGTCTACAACATCAGCGAGAACGCCCTCTTCGACTCCCTGACGGCGCTGTCCCTGCTGATCGCGTTCTACTACGCGCTCACCGGCCTCGCCTGCGCGGTGTACTACCGCCGCCAGCTGACCAGGAGTGTCCGGGACTTCTTCCTCATCGGCCTCGGCCCGCTGATCGGCGCCGGGCTGCTGGCGTGGCTGCTGGTGGAGTCCGTCCAGGACATGGCCGACCCCGCCAACTCCGTGACCGGCAGCGCCTGGTTCGGGCTCGGTCCCCCGCTCGTCATCGGCATCGGCGTCGCCGTCGCGGGCGTGATCATCATGGTCGTCTGGCGGCTGACGACCCCCACGTTCTGGTCGGAGCGCCCGAGCACGGTCGACCCCGACCTCGTTCACCGCAAGGAGTCCTGA
- a CDS encoding universal stress protein, translating into MSVILGYDESPGALRALRVAIEVAAAYGEPLVIVYGAAAPGVTGDEYAAHHEAVREAGTTVLGHAVRVADEAGVPSTVELVDERPAQALIGAAERHDGRVIVVGTWGESPVRGALLGSTPHKLLHLSNVPVLCVPAEES; encoded by the coding sequence ATGTCGGTGATCCTCGGCTACGACGAGTCCCCGGGCGCCCTGCGCGCGCTCAGGGTCGCGATCGAGGTGGCGGCCGCGTACGGCGAACCGCTGGTGATCGTCTACGGCGCGGCGGCCCCGGGTGTCACGGGCGACGAGTACGCCGCCCATCACGAGGCGGTGCGCGAGGCCGGAACCACCGTGCTCGGCCACGCGGTCCGGGTCGCCGACGAGGCCGGTGTGCCCAGCACGGTCGAACTCGTCGACGAGCGGCCCGCGCAGGCCCTGATCGGCGCGGCGGAACGCCATGACGGCAGGGTCATCGTGGTGGGCACCTGGGGCGAGAGCCCGGTGCGCGGGGCGCTCCTCGGCTCGACCCCCCACAAGCTGCTGCACCTGTCGAACGTCCCCGTGCTGTGCGTGCCGGCCGAGGAGTCCTGA
- a CDS encoding (2Fe-2S) ferredoxin domain-containing protein — protein MSATPAGGVPCRVVVCRDCCCGTAKVTGVDHTAQTERLREAAPVRVSECLDVCDQANVIVVQPSAAGRAAGARPVWFGLVNDPAATEDIVTWVRAGGPGVAPRPDILDLYAFSPLVKRRAGTS, from the coding sequence ATGTCCGCAACCCCGGCCGGAGGGGTTCCGTGCCGCGTCGTCGTGTGCCGGGACTGCTGCTGCGGCACCGCCAAGGTGACCGGCGTCGACCACACGGCCCAGACCGAGCGGCTGCGCGAGGCGGCGCCCGTGCGGGTCTCCGAGTGCCTCGACGTCTGCGACCAGGCCAACGTCATCGTCGTACAGCCGTCGGCGGCGGGCCGGGCCGCCGGGGCCCGCCCGGTGTGGTTCGGTCTGGTCAACGACCCGGCCGCGACCGAGGACATCGTCACCTGGGTCCGCGCGGGCGGCCCCGGCGTCGCACCCCGGCCCGACATCCTCGACCTGTACGCCTTCAGCCCGCTCGTGAAACGACGCGCGGGCACGTCCTGA
- a CDS encoding ferric reductase-like transmembrane domain-containing protein, giving the protein MLVNPRSDENGTSVPRPGSERVALRGDLRSALPDAAAAVVVTAAVFALLWARMESGTSDTVAVMPFMDDPGTYWMYLLSQAFGWSGLLWAWGTVMLGLLLSGPGPGRLPVSRQALERWHRTTSLTTMALMFAHALMFAAELVRYEAQLGWAERLWAGFADTFVPGWYDSGTGRIAIPLGQGALYLAIPLGLLFYVRHRIGANTWRRLHRFVIVVYVLSVWHTLLYGTNVWYGEWPRTVLWLLQLPVAALLVLRLLRPARRGERLTAPGARAGVTWPTWTARAAGRIAAGAVVVGLLLVVASGRDGGRERPAEPPATQPHAHETD; this is encoded by the coding sequence ATGCTGGTGAACCCGAGGTCCGACGAGAACGGGACGAGCGTCCCGAGACCCGGCTCCGAGCGCGTCGCCCTGCGCGGCGACCTGCGCTCCGCGCTGCCCGACGCCGCCGCGGCGGTCGTGGTCACGGCGGCGGTGTTCGCGCTGCTGTGGGCCCGCATGGAGTCCGGCACCTCCGACACGGTCGCCGTCATGCCGTTCATGGACGACCCCGGCACCTACTGGATGTACCTGCTCAGCCAGGCGTTCGGCTGGTCCGGCCTGCTGTGGGCCTGGGGCACGGTCATGCTGGGGCTGCTCCTGTCGGGGCCGGGCCCCGGCCGGCTGCCGGTCTCCCGGCAGGCCCTGGAGCGCTGGCACCGCACCACGAGCCTGACCACCATGGCCCTGATGTTCGCGCACGCCCTGATGTTCGCTGCGGAACTCGTGCGCTACGAGGCCCAGCTGGGGTGGGCCGAGCGGCTGTGGGCCGGCTTCGCCGACACCTTCGTGCCCGGCTGGTACGACTCCGGGACCGGCCGCATCGCCATCCCCCTCGGGCAGGGCGCCCTGTACCTGGCGATCCCCCTGGGCCTGCTGTTCTACGTCCGGCATCGCATCGGCGCGAACACCTGGCGCCGGCTGCACCGGTTCGTGATCGTCGTGTACGTCCTCAGCGTCTGGCACACCCTGCTCTACGGCACCAACGTCTGGTACGGCGAATGGCCGCGCACCGTGCTGTGGCTGCTGCAACTGCCCGTCGCCGCCCTGCTGGTGCTGCGCCTGCTGCGGCCCGCCCGGCGCGGCGAACGGCTCACCGCACCCGGTGCGCGCGCGGGCGTGACCTGGCCGACCTGGACGGCACGGGCGGCGGGGCGGATCGCCGCCGGGGCCGTGGTCGTCGGACTGCTGCTCGTGGTCGCCTCCGGCCGGGACGGCGGCCGCGAGCGCCCGGCCGAACCGCCCGCGACGCAGCCGCACGCACATGAGACGGACTGA
- a CDS encoding GHMP family kinase ATP-binding protein, producing MRGVVSGVCHGTLGELYQGPLRAGPDPDIAVVSFPVDRHSWVHFTPGAAQPPPLGEKALTAARLFLEHHGLALPPGTWTAHSELRVGVGMASSTADIVATLRCVAGILALPCDTDVVLGVLAAIERSDSVFLDEFALHLSGRHRVVRRLGTDIGFHTAYVIEPGTVDTAAVTSRLLEHYRRRGEEYERCLTDLLKGFACGDAAAIARAATASAVLSQEVLPKATFDRVLAHRERFGADGVFVAHTGCLTGYLFVRRPGSRLRSELSAFFRSLGHQCSFAQGGYG from the coding sequence GTGCGTGGTGTCGTGTCCGGCGTCTGTCACGGCACGCTCGGCGAGCTGTACCAGGGGCCGCTGCGGGCGGGCCCCGATCCGGACATCGCGGTGGTGTCGTTCCCCGTGGACCGCCACTCCTGGGTGCATTTCACTCCGGGGGCGGCCCAGCCGCCTCCGCTCGGGGAGAAGGCCCTGACGGCGGCCCGGCTCTTCCTGGAACATCACGGCCTCGCCCTGCCGCCCGGCACCTGGACCGCGCACTCCGAGCTGCGGGTGGGCGTCGGGATGGCCAGTTCGACGGCGGACATCGTGGCGACCCTGCGCTGTGTGGCGGGGATCCTCGCGCTGCCCTGCGACACCGACGTGGTGCTCGGCGTCCTGGCGGCGATCGAACGGTCCGACAGCGTCTTCCTCGACGAGTTCGCCCTGCATCTCAGCGGCCGGCACCGGGTGGTGCGGCGGCTGGGCACGGACATCGGCTTCCACACCGCCTATGTGATCGAGCCGGGCACGGTGGACACCGCCGCCGTGACCTCGCGGCTCCTGGAGCACTACCGGCGCCGCGGGGAGGAGTACGAGCGGTGTCTGACCGACCTGCTGAAGGGCTTCGCCTGCGGTGACGCGGCCGCCATCGCGCGGGCGGCGACCGCCAGTGCCGTGCTGTCCCAGGAGGTGCTGCCCAAGGCGACGTTCGACCGGGTGCTGGCGCACCGGGAGCGGTTCGGTGCCGACGGTGTCTTCGTCGCGCACACGGGCTGTCTGACCGGCTATCTCTTCGTCCGCCGCCCGGGCTCCCGCCTCAGATCCGAACTGTCCGCGTTCTTCCGTTCGCTCGGCCACCAGTGCTCTTTCGCCCAAGGAGGCTACGGGTGA